The genomic window AGAATATCGTCTTTTGCCACCGTGCAAAACACGCTATTTATTCCAACAATAACACGGATTCATCCGACCGGCTCTCAAATATTTAGATGAAGTACCTTCGCGAGCGACAAACTACGGTAAATCCTCGTACTGTGTTTCAAAATTCATTTGAAATGCGTATTCAATATGCTATCCTAGTGCTAGCCAATAAAATCAGGTTCTCAGAACGTGAGTATAGGTTCCATTCTCTGGTGTTGTATTCCCATTGAAAATTAGAACATTTGTGCAGACAATACCACCACAAAATAACACATCACCAACCACTCAAATTAACCGCAAGacaaatataatattatCCAACTACGCAAATGCTCTCCATGCGAGAGCAAACGGCTGAGGATCCTTGGTGGTGAGGAAGGCTCTCACGGTGACGGTATACGATCCGGGCTTCACATTTTTCCAAACGACTTGCTCCACATTATTCACTCGGTCAAACCCAGAGCCGTCACCCTGGTTTCCATGCTTCTCAACACCAGCTCCAGCGACAATCAAGTCGAGGTCGTTCTGCAGCCTCTCGCCGGGGAAGTCGGTCCATACGAGCGTCACCTTCAAGGTCAGTCCTGCGGGACTGCCTTCTGGAATGTCAACGGTGACGGCGTGTTCGCCCCTGTGTTGGCCGTCCATGCCAAGGGACTGATCGCCCGTCACGTCCTGGTATCCGTAGACGGTGCTCTCCTGGTTGGCGACAATGTTGCGAAGAgagttggccaagttgacgCGGCCGAAGCCAGAGTTGGGGTTGGGCGCATCCACGGACGGTCCAAACTCCCCGTTTGGCAGAGCCTGGTTGTACTGTCCCTTCATAGGCACCGCGCCGTTGATCAGCAATGCCTTGATAAGCGCCGCGCTTGGCCGGGGCACACGGTTGTCAACTAGAGCCCCACGAATCACGGCGCAGCAGCCGGCAACAAGGGGCGTGGCCATGCTCGTGCCGCCCAAGTACATCCACCTGGCATCGCTGCTGCGTCCCCAGGATTCGCCGTGATGCCCGGGCTCAATTTTGCTGGAGCGGGCTGACAGGATGGTAGTGCCGGGAGCGACGACATCGGGCTTGATCCGGCCATCGGGCCGAGTGGGGCCGCGACTGCTAAATGCGGCCATGCCCTCGGGATTGTCGGCCACGTTGTCGACCGAGATGGGCCCGAAGGGGAACTTGCTGCGCCAGGCGCCGTAGACGAGCGGCTTATTTCCCGCCACGGGGCTCTTGACGTTGGGTCGACGATTCTCGGATGCGCCGACGGTGATGACGTTCTTGGAAACGGCCTGGGCGGACAGCGAATACGGGTCGACGTGGCCGGGGTTGCGGTCGATGTCGGCTCCCGAGTTGCCCGCGGCGAAGAGAACCGTCATGTCTTTGTTTCCCCAGAGGTAGCTGTCGATCCTGGCCGATTCTCGCTCAACATAGGGCTGAGGTGGTCCGCCCCAGGAGTTGGTATGGATCGTGGCCCCCTCCCGGAAGACGCCGCCGAAGAGGTCGGGGTAGCTGTTGCCAATCCCGCCCAACCCAGCATTCCAAGACTTCGGATCTGGACCCTCACTCTTGTCGAACTTGTCAAAGAGGGACTGCATGACGAGTTTGGCCTCGGACGCTGGGGCCTCAATCTCGCCCTCTTTGGCATGATCCCCTTTGCCTAGCACAGAGCCGCAGACATGggtgccgtggccgtctGGATCGTCCGAGTTCCCAGGCTCACCCCGGGCGGCAGGCCGGCCCCTAGCGTGGAGGGAAATGACGCGGTCACCAAACGCTTCGTGGTATTCGGTTAGCGAACCCGTGTCAAACCCAGTGTCCGCTACGCACACGACCTGTCCTTTGCCTTTGTAGGTGGTTTTCGCTGTGCCAACGGGCGTGTGGGCTTCGAGAATGCCGCAAGCAACATTGTTGAAGAGGCGGCGGGTTTGCACCTCGTTGATGGCCTTCACTTCGTCGATGCGCGCGAGCTGGGCTAGCTTGGACTTGGGCACCTTGACGCAAGCCTTGCGGTCATGAAGCTCGACGTTGGCAACCGGAATGTCCGCCTGGGCAGCAATGTCATTGACCACACGGCTCATGTCATCGTCACCAATATTTTCATGAAGGGCAACTTCCACCTCtgcttcgtcatcgtcgttgCCCGTCTTGAGGTCTGGCTCAACCACATAATCCGGGTGATAGACCTCGGCGTCTGTGACGAAGTCCCTGAGGTTACTGATCAGGGGCTCTAACGTAGTAGGCTTGTAGCCGCAGAGGTAGACGTCTTCACCCTTGTACTCTAGAATTTCGACATCCTTGTCCCGAAGTTCTTGTTTTTGCTGAGCGCTTAAGGGGCCCTTGGTCTGGATTAGGATGTAATTGGAATTAGCTACACTGGGTGGCGGTGCTGCGAAAGTGTTGAGAAATGCGGTGCTGGCAGCTCCTGCATCAGGGCGTGAGTTGCCGTTAATCTGGATGTGATGCATCTTAACAGTGAGGATTGTCCTACAGGTCAACACACGTATGGGGTACGGAGAAAGAGCCGTGAAAGGAGATTTGATTACAGCCAGTAACCCGTTGTTATTTTTATAAGGAGTAGCAGTGTAGAAGGCCTTTGTAAAACTGGGAGTCTTTGGCTACGAGACAACGTATTCAGcctttatttatattctcAACCGCCTCCTAGACTAATAGCATGCTTGTACAGCTCCCTATCAGAATTTCTTATTTGCACCTCATTTTCACAAGGCTTGACGCCCCGTGTATGAGGACCAATCTAGGCTCTGCTGGTGACATTTCAGCTTGGCTGTGCCAAGGTAGAGGTCGCATCTGCATTCTCTATTTAGCCCTACGCCGCTGCAGATGACTTGTGACAGCCCAAACAACCAGTTGTCCTGATACTGCCGCCATAGGGTGTGGATGCCGGATAGTGACGCCCGTGTCATTTTAGGTCCAATTTGAGGCGTCTGAGATCACTGCGACATAAAAATAACTAGCTAATCGTGGCTGAGTGCCCTCAGGGAAACAGATCTTAACCTCACACGCGCTCTACTCGTTCTCCATACACTGGCCTGAGGATGGAAAGAAAGACTGCCCCGAATGACCACGTCTTTCCGAGCTGAATCGGACAGTTCCTCACTTCAGCCCCGCGAAATACACTGTTTTCGGTAAACGTCGGGGTCAACTGCCGTATTGGTACTGGAGGACTGGTGGCGGTTGCAGTTCAGCTCTGTATATATGCATGTCTTGCGAGGACGCCTCCCCGACGCCTCGAGTGGTCTATTGGAAACAACTATCGAAACACTCCCACCGCCAGAAGTAATGCTTCCCAGCCAACTGTGGTAGTCAAAAGAGACGTGGTGAACCGCTGCCAACGGCTGGAACTAGCTTCCGAAATAAGGTTTTGCTGCGCATTTAAACTGACTTTGAGGCTCAATGAAAAGTCCGATGGATCATGTGGAGGGGCAAACAACCACAGATTGAGACTCGGCTGAAATAAGCTTCTGGGAGTGGTTGGTAACGTATAAAGTTGTGGCGTTTGAAGTGATTGCATTGACAGG from Metarhizium brunneum chromosome 2, complete sequence includes these protein-coding regions:
- the tagD gene encoding Serine protease/ABC transporter B family protein tagD, with protein sequence MHHIQINGNSRPDAGAASTAFLNTFAAPPPSVANSNYILIQTKGPLSAQQKQELRDKDVEILEYKGEDVYLCGYKPTTLEPLISNLRDFVTDAEVYHPDYVVEPDLKTGNDDDEAEVEVALHENIGDDDMSRVVNDIAAQADIPVANVELHDRKACVKVPKSKLAQLARIDEVKAINEVQTRRLFNNVACGILEAHTPVGTAKTTYKGKGQVVCVADTGFDTGSLTEYHEAFGDRVISLHARGRPAARGEPGNSDDPDGHGTHVCGSVLGKGDHAKEGEIEAPASEAKLVMQSLFDKFDKSEGPDPKSWNAGLGGIGNSYPDLFGGVFREGATIHTNSWGGPPQPYVERESARIDSYLWGNKDMTVLFAAGNSGADIDRNPGHVDPYSLSAQAVSKNVITVGASENRRPNVKSPVAGNKPLVYGAWRSKFPFGPISVDNVADNPEGMAAFSSRGPTRPDGRIKPDVVAPGTTILSARSSKIEPGHHGESWGRSSDARWMYLGGTSMATPLVAGCCAVIRGALVDNRVPRPSAALIKALLINGAVPMKGQYNQALPNGEFGPSVDAPNPNSGFGRVNLANSLRNIVANQESTVYGYQDVTGDQSLGMDGQHRGEHAVTVDIPEGSPAGLTLKVTLVWTDFPGERLQNDLDLIVAGAGVEKHGNQGDGSGFDRVNNVEQVVWKNVKPGSYTVTVRAFLTTKDPQPFALAWRAFA